From the genome of Oxyura jamaicensis isolate SHBP4307 breed ruddy duck chromosome 2, BPBGC_Ojam_1.0, whole genome shotgun sequence:
aaataatttctccttcTTGTTGCTCATTGTTCCCGGTATCTCATATGGCTTCCTCATATGTTTGCTGCCATACCTCGACTTTTATTCCCCAAcctgtattttcattaattcttgTATTGACTCTTACTCTATTAAAGGAGGTTTCAGTAGTTTCTTTGGCCCCTTATTCTCAgtattttgtctcattttacaTACCACAAGTGCTTAGAGCATTTGCAGTTTGCAGTTTGCTAAGCAACCCTTTCTCTTTGCCTTAAGATATCTCCTTTTCTATGAGACACTTTGCCTCTAGGTCTGCCTCTGATTATTCAGTTTCCATTGCCTGAATTCAAGTGCTCATTGCCTGTGTGGAAAGATCTGGTTATTACAGAAGAGCAAATTTGTTCCATTTGATTTGGAAATGAATCACCCAGTAAGGAACTGAAAGCTCTATGTGGGGTTAAAGATAGAGTTTGTGAAATACTTGGAAGAACCTGAGACCAGGCAATCAGTAATGCAAAATGAACTGAACCATAGCAGTAGTACCCAAAACAAAGACAGACCTAAAAGGGGAGCATAAAAAGCATGTGAATGCAAGCAAGCCAAAACAAGGGagtggaaaggaaggaagatcAGCAAAAAATATACAAggcaaaaaatctgttttcccctcAGCAAGATGTACTCAGgaaccatagaatcatacaataaCCTGAGTCAGAAGgcacccacaaggatcatcgagtctaACTCCTTggtccacacaggaccacctaAAAATTAAACTGCATGTCTAAGAATGAGTTCCTGAACTATCTCTAGGTGCTGTGTTTTGTCCTAAGAGAACAATCAGGGTGCATGTCATCAGAACTTTCATGGTTTCATGGTATTGCTGTAATGCAGAAAATGACTCAAATGACTGCCTCTTTCACTCTGTTTTTGGCTGTCTTCATCATatacacagagaaaaggaaaaaaaaaaaaaaaaaaaaaaagcaaaagtaggCTCACCTCTTTTCCATAATGCAggttctttgttcttttttcttctcccactaAACTTACCATGTTTAAAGACAAAGTTGTGCTATTTCTATCCATCTTATCTAACCTCTGGTTTTCCAAAGACATCTATGCATGTTTGCCACCTCTTGAAATTTTGTGGCAAGTCTTGCcatttgtttctttggaaaGTCACAGATTATAATTTGACTTGATATCAAAAAAGATCACctttgctaaaaacaaaacaaaacaaaacaaacaaaaaacaacagccaagcaaacaagcaaactacCATGATATAGTGAACATCCcattttttgctgaaaaaatcCAGTTACAAGACAATGTCATTACATGTTAATCTTACTAATAATATTTGCACTGTGCTAGCATTTCTGGCAGCTTGTCATAATAGCtatttaaagaaacacagaacagattttGCTCCCTAAAAAGATTCTGGGACTAAGGTGAGAGTATGCATACGTGGTCTTTTTCATatactacataaaaataatagtcaGTCTTCAAAAGATGACAATGGTCTTAAAAGGTGGACAAAGGTAAAAATGTGAAAGTGCAAGACAGAGTTGTTTGAGACAAGGCAAAATATAAGGATTACTTATTCCAACCTTTACCAAGAGATTgtgaaagaacaaagagaagtACATCTGAAGAAATCAAGGAGCAGCAGTCATCCATTAGATACTGCCTTTTGAAAGATTCGGTGAATATATTGAAAACAGCTGTAAGACAATGAAGAAGAATCAGTGCAAAGtgaaatttacttttattgcattttttttttttttttttgtgctaaaGAATGATGATATGGTTAGTAGCCCTGCAACTGCATAACTGAAAGAGACAGGCtgtaaaatataagaaaataggGGTGGAAAGACATTACAGATCATCTAGCCCTTGTTGTGCCTGAGTGAAGGATTAACTTTTTTGAAGTCATTCTTGGCAGGTGTTTGtctaatgaattatttaaaatttcagtgtcAGAGATTCTCATATCTGTAAACAGCATTGTTTGGTGtttattgtctttaaaattatttctccttttctaccTTAAATGTCTCTTGctaaattttaaacaaattactttttgtCCTGCCCACACTGGatatgaagaacattttcagtctttcctctCTTCAACGTCTTTGAAGACTTTCTTCaaagtctttcctttcttttcagccaCAGCTGAAAGGGGCTGGGCTCTATTCTCAAGAGCaaataaagttatttctttcagtcttgCACCAGATACAAGATTTTCCAAGATCCAGCTTTTCTCTGGGTCTTTCCACCCAGGACACAACTAGATTTTCCCTGCATAGTCCACATCTGTCTTGAAATGTTGTACTCCACACGGGACTCAGGATGTTAGCCAGGGCATTTCTAGTACTGAACGGAGTAGGAGGATATTTGACACTTCTGTGCATCTCAGAAATGATGAAGATGTTCAACAATGCTAATGTCTTTTCACTTTGTGGTCTACTAATGCCTATAGATACTCTAGATACTCTTCTGAATACTTCTAAGCAGTCAAAAGCACTTTACTGGGTAGCTGTTGTGTCTAAATCTGCCATGCATGACCAACATCATGATATTCAGTCTTCATCCACCTGGATGATGTCTCCTAAGGCCATCCTTCGAGTAGACTGTTTCCTTACAAAAGAAGCTTCATCTGTTTCCCCTTGCGGTGCTCCtctctccttctgctttttggCTACATTCTCAATGAGCTTGCTTGCATCGCTGAGGGTTTTTTGTGTTCGTTGACCTGCAGATTTCTTCTTGCCTTCTCCCACACTCGGGTCCATGACCTTTAAGGGTGTGGCTTTCCCTtggtcctcctgctgctctttcaTGTGCTTTAACCTGAATCGGCGTCTAGAAGTGTTCTGGTAAGGATCAGGGATGCTGTCAGGGCAGTTAGACTCTTCATGTATGTCCACTTGGAGAGTGGGGATTAACAGCTTATGAAGTGTCTTGGGAGCCTCTCCAACACCTGGTTGCTTAGTCAACTTTGAGCTTGTCTCTGGAGGCAAAATAACTTGAATTTCTCCCAGGGGCTTGCTGCTTTTAGGAGAAAGGGGATTATCTTTATTCTCCATAGAAGCTTTGTCATTCAGCCTTATCTTATGAAGGTTTTCCAGCTCCCCCTGGGAGAGATTCTTCACTCTTTTCACATGGGGCTCATTGCTGATGGAGCTGATAGCTGTCAGCTTCTGAGCAGCCATTTGGGTTTCTCTCTGGATGCTCATAATCTTCTGGAGCTGGGCTTCTTTCACTTCCACAGGGATCTCCAGGGGAGCCAACTTCACCGGCCTTTTCAAGGTGATGTTCTCTGTGCTACTTGACTCATTTGCACGATGCAGGCTGGGAGATAAAGGTCCctctttttttaccttttcgggccacagatttttctctccctgtgctATCCTCTTCTCTGACATCCTGGGAGAAGGAGGATGGAAACCAGAGTTTCTGTGTTCACTTCCTGGCTTCTCTTTTGGCAGGATGAGGATGGGATTCTTCTTGGGCTGCAGGTTCACGATGGTAACTTCACTGACATTGCAGTTATATCTGGGCATCAGCTTTTCCTCAGCCATTGAGGCACccttaaagaaagcaaacagatgcAGGGATCACTGTCATACATCATATTAATGGTTGCTATACATTTTTTATGTGTTTGAAAGTTTGGCAAGAGTGTAATCTTGGTGTCCCCTGAAGTGTATTCCTCATATCTGTAAATCCTGAGCACTGTGCTCCACAGTCTGATTAACCCCTGGGTAATCTACAATAAAGGGCTCCACgtatggaaacaaaataagcCTGACAACTAAGGAATCAGACGTTTTCTCCCTCTGACAGTCACCAACGCTGTCTATCTTTACTTATTTCTCAATGTAACATTACCATTCTCTCTTCCAGTTTGTACCAGATATTGAGTGTCCTTTCTAAGCAGTGGGCAGCACCAGCCTGTAGACTGCAGTCACTAAAGGAAGATTAGGACCTCcacaacacagagaaaatagTGTGATAGCAAGAGAATTAATGTTATCTTGGAGGAGCTCCTATCTGAGGATCAGGTGTGcatctttcccttcttcctctgacATGCTGAGTGATGGGCATTTCTGGTAAGTATGATCACCCATCTCACTCCTATGCCTATATCGTGCATTATAGGGCAGGGCAAGTGCCTTCATTTCCACTCAAATTCTGCGTAATTTCACAAGGTGCTTTTCTGTAAAGGATAGACAGTTAACCTAATGCTGATTTTGGAGATGGGCTCTGTTCCTGCTTCTGTCAAGATGAGTAAGTTCTCCTCCCTAAGGTCCCTTTTCCACTCCCACTCTCTGTGTCTTGTACAGACAATACATTTTATGGGCAGGCAAGAACAATATTCTTGACTGTGACTGGGACCTCTAGACCCAATTATCATAAAGATATCTTACTAAATGTTAGTATTAACTTGTTCTTCCTCTGATGAACGGAGGAGTACGTGAGCTATCTTATTTCACAGCTCCTCTCATTTAATCAAATCACCTTCTGCATTGGTAATTTCTGTTCACTGATACTGGTGAGAATTTTTTAAGTACTTGGGCTTAGTatcattataaataaaatgatacatCTCTTGCCCTTTCTGTGTCCTGCTGTGTTCCAAGAAAGCAGTTAAGGCTGCCTACAGCTCTGTAAAGGCAAagtgaaatacaataaatataaataaaaccttgTCCTAAAATTCAGGCACATAAAACAATGAGACAGAATGAAAGCTCCAGTGCACAGTGAGGTATgggaatggaaaggaagaaaaagtaaacaataTAGTGCCTCCAAATGATCGTTTTTAAAAGACCTTGGTTGAAAAGCCTTATGCCTCTAAAAGTGGGTGCACAACTAAAACTCAGCCAAATATTCAAGCCTATAGGACGACCTGCCTAGACAATGCCTCTTTCCACCTATGAGcactatttgtttttaagatggtTTCAGACAAGAGTAATTATTTGATTGGGTCATTCTCTGCTACGTTCATCTGGGGAAAATTCAGCCATGCTAAGAAGGCTTGGAGAAATTTTACATGCCACCTAAATCCTATCGGAGTCCTAATGTTAATACACTTAAAACCCATCCAAGGCTAATGTGCAAGATAAGCTGCATCCTCTGTTACCCTGCACACATTACTCAATACCTTCCCAAAATGTCCATCTGCCATGTATATACTCctacttaaaatttaattaagtaATTGGCCCAATCTTGTGTAAGTAATTGCTCTGTGCCCAAAATTCCCTTTGCAGTCAATGAGAGACCCATACAAAGAATGACTGCTTCAAGCTCTCAGGATCAAAGTATTATGATGGTGGTATTATCAAAGGGACCACCAGTCTTTATTTAGAAACCACAGCCTTCATGTAATTTAAGTACTTTCCTCCCCAGTCTCAGCTTGCTGATCCTTCTGATATAAACGACACAGTAATGGAAGGGCAGAGACAAAAGGGCCACAGACAATAGCCAATTAGCATGGAGTGGCCTTAGATATAGGAAGCTTGGTGTCCCCCATAAAGAGGAATCTGATGACCTTCTGCTTAAGTTAGCTTAGTGCCCAGACTGGATGGTCCTCAGGGAGGGGtacttttgttatttttaattcactttaatTCCAGGAGCCTGCTTATTTCAGGGCAATAAACACTTGATTTATAGGCAGAAAGTGAGACTTGTAATAGAGTCTTAGAGAAATCTGACGCTGTTTTGAAACCTTGCTCACCAGCTTGACTGCTAGgacaagaaaagagaatgagCTGAGGAACCTTTCCAGTCTTGGTCCTCAGCTTCTGTTGTTCTACAACTGATGAAACCAGACAGATTTAAAACAGGCTCAGGAGCCCtgagattttctgtttgtaGGTACATGGCAGAAAtggggaacagaaaaacaggataaGCATATTGCACATGGACTGTGCTTAGATAACCTGACAACCAGCTGGACTTTTGCCTGAAAGTCACTCAGTCCATCAGCCTGTTGTGGTATCACAAAGCTCTGCAGGGCTTCAGATCCAAACCCCTACTTTATGCAAATCACTTCCCTGTTGACTCTAAAACACTTCCCCATTTCAGTCCCATTGTGAGCATAGTCAGGAAGCAATATGGGGTCATAATGTACACAATTACAGGTACATAATGGTGGAAGGGGATCCTTTAAAAATCCCTGTTTCCTTACTCAAACTTCTAAAGTTTCCTCTCTTTGCTTAATGAAACCAGATTTAgagtacattacattaaaacaagcaaacaaacaaacaaaaaagctaaatCCCAAGCTCTTTCTACATAAGGAAAAGCTTTAATCTCATTGCTACAGGATAATCTGTAGTGATAAGCAGACGTTACACAACTCAGATACTTTTTATTCCCATCATCATGCGTATCAGCTGATGGCTGTAGTTCAAAGGGGAGGACAGAAATACCTAAGGAAGTTCACAGATCAAATCCTGCAGCTTATCTGGCTGAGAGCTTGTCCCCACAGTGGAGGTTTCTGAGTTCAATTCCAAAATAAACACCAAGCTTCAATGTGCCTTAATTCCCCATGTGATGCCTGAAGCTCTGCTATTGAAAAGCCCTCTGGCACGTGGAGACCCATTACACATGCTGTCATTCAATACGGGCAAGAAACAATTCGGTTCAAACATCTAGGAAttcatttctttgcttccaCTGCAGATTCTGCATGCACAGTAAATGACTCGGGTCATGGAGCATATAACAGGTAAAGCTGTTCCCCAAATAGCTCCCAGAAAATCCCTAAATATCCAGCCTCTTGGTACTCTGGCTGCTTTTGTCAGTTGGCATAAGCATCACACCTGCAACATCAGGGACATGAACTGATACATCATCATTTgctgtactggaaaaaaataacaagacaATGATGTCTGTGAGACAGTGTGTTCTAGGAGGTCAGATGATCTCTCAGGCTGGTGAACTTAAAACATAACAGTATCTTTAAtcagcaggagagaaaacagtgtTAATATCACACCCAGCTGCCTCTGACTCCAAAATAACCAAGCACCAAGGTGGAGGAAGTGGGGGAACTTGCCTCAAGTCCCTCTTGAGTCTCCTCTGTGTAGGAACCACAGATCTGGTATGTCGTTTTGTCACAACTCCCCTGCCATTGGACTTAGTATCTTTACACAATGATAGCAAGAaaagtttcaaaacagaatgaaagaaagacagCAGAGCAGCCTAAGCTCCAGCCTAGTATAAGTGAATTCACCTCAAAGCCTTGTTCCACCACAAGCTGCTCATGGAATGACAAGGAAGATGCTTTGTCCCTCTGAGTGCTTTCCACCTGTAAACTTGATCTGATTCCGTCTCCTAATTCATATGAGCATTATAGATGTAAAAACACTTGAAAGTATGTTTTGTTAGTTCTCAATATAGGTTCAGTTCTAAAGaacttaattttcagaaaacaagtgcTCTACAGAAGGCACCTGTTGAGTCAAAAACAGAAGCATGCAAAGCTATAATGACTTGAAAATTATAATTGGTAATGTTGAGTATGTATGAAACCCTTTTCTCTGTGTAACTCTGCAAATTTCTTTACGTCCTATATTGGAACTTGTTAGAAATTTTGCTCTGTAGAGGGCTTGTTTTTATGTTAAGGACTTTCTTTTGTAGGTGAGAAGAATTTTGGACATGACTTAGTATTTGCAGTCGTTAACTTAAAAGCATGTTTAATAAAaccatatttaatatttattcaaaaagtGTTGGGAATCCTAAGAGGAATTAATTCAATTCATAGAATTTGGCACATTCTTATTCCTAGTATTATCACCACTTTAATAGCTCCTCACTGAATACACAAAGAGTCCAGTTTGAACTTTAGAAATCTACAGCATATGCAGGAGTTGCAAATTGTGGAGCCTACCAGACTTCCCATATCATTGGCAAGCTTTACTGAACAGGATAACTCTGGAATCTTCCTAGAAGGATTTTCAATATTGTAGGAGAAAGAGGGGGAGCTACAGAACTCCTGGGCTTCTTATAGGTACTCTGTGACCATGGGAAAGTCGTGTAAACTAACGTTTCCAACTTCCACATCTAAATAATGATACAGTTACTTATTTAGACCAAGACAAAGATTTATAACAAATGAGCAACTAATATTAGATTTCTAAATACagatttaagataaaaataaatgacctgCTTTTCAGTAGTAGCACTGGCTTtgcacttcttaaattcagccAACTTATTTAAGGACCTAAATTGTAATTTAAGATGCGAGCTTCAGCTTCACAAAACTTAGCCTTAGCTGTCAGAATAAGGAGATTGATTTCTGAAAAGTCCTGAGCACCTGCAGCTCTCAGCCCTTTCAACATAACTATGAGAAGTAAAGGTCTGCATATGCAAAGCATGGGTCCAGAACTCCGGGTCTGTGGGTTGtggtgtgtatgtgtgtgagaCATTACACACATAAATCTTCTCACTGCTCTGAGTGGAatgaaacaataacaaacaaataaaaataatatccCTGCTAACCAGCAGCTCCTTCTTGCATTACATGTCCACAAAGATAGTAGCATGAGCAGAACTTGCAGAGTCAAAGAAATTGAGCTCTTTCCTTGccagtttttcttaatttagaGCTTGGCACTGTAAAAGATGGAGAGATGGAGCTATCTGCTACAGTGGAAGCTTCTGGCTAGGAATTAATTTGGTACCCTGCACCATCCTACCGATAACAGAGGCCAGCACCTTGGAGGCAGCACAAGCAACTCTGCAATCATTCAATCTGCCTGTTCCATGCATGCCACTCATCCATTGCACTCAGGAATGCTCTGGGAGACAAGCACCTTTTCTCAGCTCTCTCTTGCAATGTTTCATTCAGAATAGAAGTAAAAAACACCCCTGTCTTCTGAAAAGGAGGTGTCAGCAGTGCCATTATCTtttcttaaaacacagaagGTTAGGAAATTCACTTCTCAGGGGGACTCTCATGTCCCCATATCCCACCTTTTCACATCATTGAGGGGCATTATTCCTACCAGAactctttggttttgctttgttatacCAATTAATCCAGAAGCAAAGAGCTGGCATGACTATGCAGGCTGGAAGTCAGGGTCTTTATCTTGGAGGTGCCCTTCGACAAGGACAATTTAATACAAAGAGTCTCTATACCAGTATCTTCCTGAGTGCCCTGCTACAAGACTAAAAGCTCCTCTCTCACTTCTTACCCCTTGCTACAGTAAATTATCACCTCCACAGTTTCAACAGAAGGGGTAGATATTGCTCCTAGCCCATGCTGACCTCACATTGTTGTAAGGGAATTCTTCCAgtgggggttttggggtgcagtCTCATCCGATCAGAGGATTCACTATAGCAGGAAAGGCTTTGGGCAGGCAGTTGTGTGCTATTGGAAGGCTGTGCACAACTGGCAGGGGTCAGCTCCACCATCTTCAGCTGTTAGAGAGAATCCTAACAGGAGATCCTGTCCCACTTCACTGATTTGTGGCTTCAGCGCTTAAGGTAAAGGATGGGAAATACAGACTGGGGAGCTAGCAGCAGAGCCTGTGAAGCCCATCTCTAGTGGCTGGGACATGCCCTGATATTTTTTCTACCCTTTGCGATAATTTTCGTACCCACCTTCTGTGTCTATTACTCACTTAGTACTGTCACTCCATGAATACATTCTTCAGATGTTGCTATTAAGCTGTAGGCAGCATATAGTGTTATGCCAGTATTGATGTTAAAGCAGAATTACC
Proteins encoded in this window:
- the LOC118162406 gene encoding uncharacterized protein LOC118162406 isoform X1, whose translation is MVTQLCSSKGASMAEEKLMPRYNCNVSEVTIVNLQPKKNPILILPKEKPGSEHRNSGFHPPSPRMSEKRIAQGEKNLWPEKVKKEGPLSPSLHRANESSSTENITLKRPVKLAPLEIPVEVKEAQLQKIMSIQRETQMAAQKLTAISSISNEPHVKRVKNLSQGELENLHKIRLNDKASMENKDNPLSPKSSKPLGEIQVILPPETSSKLTKQPGVGEAPKTLHKLLIPTLQVDIHEESNCPDSIPDPYQNTSRRRFRLKHMKEQQEDQGKATPLKVMDPSVGEGKKKSAGQRTQKTLSDASKLIENVAKKQKERGAPQGETDEASFVRKQSTRRMALGDIIQVDED
- the LOC118162406 gene encoding uncharacterized protein LOC118162406 isoform X2, translating into MAEEKLMPRYNCNVSEVTIVNLQPKKNPILILPKEKPGSEHRNSGFHPPSPRMSEKRIAQGEKNLWPEKVKKEGPLSPSLHRANESSSTENITLKRPVKLAPLEIPVEVKEAQLQKIMSIQRETQMAAQKLTAISSISNEPHVKRVKNLSQGELENLHKIRLNDKASMENKDNPLSPKSSKPLGEIQVILPPETSSKLTKQPGVGEAPKTLHKLLIPTLQVDIHEESNCPDSIPDPYQNTSRRRFRLKHMKEQQEDQGKATPLKVMDPSVGEGKKKSAGQRTQKTLSDASKLIENVAKKQKERGAPQGETDEASFVRKQSTRRMALGDIIQVDED